The nucleotide sequence GGCCCAGTCCTCGCGTACCTCGGGCGTATCGGGCAGATAGTCGGGCAGCTCGATGGTCGCGGTGTCGGCGGGTTGATAGCGCTCCGGCGGGTAGGGCCGGTGGACTTCGAAGAACCCGGCGGTCAATAGGAATGGTTGCCCGGAACGAGCCGGGGCTTCCTCGCGCAGCCACCGCTGGGCCTGCTCCGTGACGTACTCGCAGTAGGAGTTCGAAACATCGAATTCGTTGTAGCCCAGCCGATTCGGATAGGAAGTCTCGTGCTGCATACCGAAAAGAGCTGAATACCAACCATTTTCGGACAACAGATGCGGAAGGGTCCGCACCCCGGGGCGGTATTCCCAGCCGTGATGGGCCAGCCCGACGAGCCCGTTGCTCTGCGGGTAGCGCCCGGTGAAAAGCGACCCGCGCGACGGTGAACACAGCGGCGCGGTGGCATGCGCGCTGGTGAACAGAATGCCCTCGGCGGCCAGCCGGTCCAGTCGCGGGCTGACGACGTCCGGGTGACCGTAGGCGCCGAGTTGGCGTCCCAAATCGTGCCAATGCACGATCAGCACGTTCTCTACGCTTTTCGGCTCTGCGGCCACTCCGTCACCAGTCATCTGCGTCATCCCGATCGGCGACGATACCGCAGCGGAAAGCGCGTTGCCTGTGATAACTGAGACGTGTGGACAAGCTGATCGGCGGGCTCGGTCTGCTGGAGTCGCCACGCTGGCACGACGGGCGGCTGTGGGTGGCGGACTGGACGGCCGGGTTGATCCGCGCGATCGACGCCGCGGGCCGTGCCGAGATCATGGTCGAACACGAGTCCCTGCCGCTGTGCTTCGATTTTCTCCCGGGCCTACCGGCAAACGGGGGTTTGCTGCTGACGTCCAGCAGCGAGCGGGCGCTGCTTCGACTGTCGGGGGACGGGACGCTGAGCAGGTATGCCGACTTGTCGGGATTGTCGCAGCAGCGCTACAACGACATCGTGATCGACGGGCGTGGCAACGCCTACGTCAACAACGTGAACTTCGACTTCGCCGCCAGACCACCAACGGGCGACCCGGCCCCGGGGTTTGTCGCGCTCGTGCACGAAGGGCGCGCCCGGGTGGTCGCCGACGATCTGGCCTTCCCAAATGGGATGGCGGTCACCGCGGACAACGCGACGCTCGTCGTCGCCGAGTCCTACCGGCACCGGCTGACCGCCTTCGACATCGGCGCCGACGGTTCGCTGTCGAATCGCCGGGTCTGGGCGGACCTGGGTTCGCACTCACCCGACGGAATCTGCCTGGACCGCGACGGGGCCGCGTGGTACGCCGACGTCGGCGACTGCTGCTGCGTGCGGGTCGCCGAGGGCGGCGAGGCGTTGCAGCGCGTCCAACTCGATCGCGGCGCCTTCGCGTGCATGCTCGGCGGGCGGAAGGGATCGACGCTGTTCGTGGCCGCGGCGCACTGGCCCGGGCCACAGCGGTTGCAGGATTACACCGGCTGGGACGGCATGGTGGTGGCCACTCGCGCACCGGCCGCGTCGGCGGGTTGGCCGGGCTCCGGCTGATTCCACCGGTTTTCGCAGACGAAGTCCTTCAGGGGTCGCGCGAAGGCCCAGCCGTCCAGTTCTAGGGCCGGCCGCTCCGGGAACTCGGGTACCGGGCCCAGGCACAGCACGGCCACCGGCTCGGCATCGCCCGGCATCGCCAGCAGGGCAGCCAGCCGTCGCGGATCGAACAGCGACACCCAGCCCATGCCGAGTCCTTCCGACCGGGCCGCCAGCCACAGGTTCTGAATCGCGCACGACACCGACGCGAGATCCATCTGCGGCAGCGTGCGCCGGCCGAAAACGTGCCGGTCGCGGTCATCGCACAAAGCGACGACCAGCAGCTCGGCGCATTCGAGGATGCCCTCGACCTTGAGCCGCAGAAATTCGTCGCCGCGCTCCCCGAGCGCCTGGGCGGTGAGCGCGCGCTCGTCGTCGACCAGGGCGTGAATGCGTTCGCGCAGCTGCTGATCGGTGATCCGGATGAAGCGCCACGGCTGCATCAACCCGACGCTCGGAGCGGCGTGCGCGGCCTGCAGCAGGCGCGCCAGCACCTCCTCGGACACCACGCCGCCGGGCACGAACCGGCGCATGTCGCGCCGTTCGGAAATCACCCGGTATACGGCCCGCCGTTCCTGCGCGGTGAACACATGGTCGTCCACACGGCCATCCTAGGAAGGCCGGGTTGCGGTCAGCGGGAAGCGCGTGACGTTTCGCCGGCCCGCTGGCCGCCGCGTATCACGATCACGGGTGATAGGTGACGCCGACCGCGCGGAAGACGTACTCGGGCGGCACATCGAAGGCCAGGGAGCGGCGCGGCAACCGAGCGAGCACCTCGTCGGGGATGGCGTCCTTGTAGTGCAGCGACAGCTGGCCGCTGAACTTGGGGTCGACCTTGGCGACGTCGAGCTCGAGTTGCAGGCCCGTCGAAGAGATCTCGGCCGTCGCGGCGCCGGCCTCCGCCTGGTCCCAGCGCACGTCGATGGCCCGGCCGGCCAACTTCGGGACCACCGACAGCGTGCCCAGCACCCGCTGCGAGGTGAACACCAACGAGCCCGCGTAACTCCCGACGGTGCCGGCGGACCGCAGCCCGGGAATGGCGCCGCTGAATCGCCGGGTGACGGCGACGTACTCGGCGAGATGGATGAGCCCCTCCGCTTCGACCTGAGCGCGCAGGTCGGCGGGAAGCTTGCCGATTCCGAACAACTTGCGAACGAAGACCGCCATGAGGCCAGTATGGCTGGCGGCATCACGGGGCAGTGATCGAACCGGGTCTAAACCTTGACTTGACCCCCGGGTGGCGCCGCCCGACGATGATTTGCATGCGCGGACTGATAGCTCTGCTGTGCGCTGCCGTTCTGGGATGGGCGTCGGTCGCGCTGGCTCCGGACGGTGGCGCCGCCGCCCCGTGGTTCGCGAACTCGGTTGGCAATGCCACGCAAGTGGTTTCGGTGGTCAGTACCGGCGGATCGAACGCGCAGATGGACATCTATCAGCGCACCGCTGCCGGCTGGCAGACGCTCAAGACCGGCATCCCCACCCACGTCGGTTCTCAGGGCATGGCGCCGCAGGCCAAGAGCGAGGTTCCGGCCACCCCGATGGGGGTCTACAGCCTGGACTCCGCATTCGGCACCGCGCCCAATCCCGGTACGGGATTGCCGTATACCCAAGTCGGGCCGAACCATTGGTGGAGCGGCGACGACCATAGCCCCACCTTCAACACCATGCAGGTATGCCAGAAGTCGCAGTGCCCGTTCAGCACGGCCGCCAGTGAGAACCTCGACATTCCGCAGTACAAGCACGCGGTGGTGATGGGCGTCAACAAGAACAAGGTTCCCGGCGGCGGGGCG is from Mycobacterium conspicuum and encodes:
- a CDS encoding SMP-30/gluconolactonase/LRE family protein produces the protein MDKLIGGLGLLESPRWHDGRLWVADWTAGLIRAIDAAGRAEIMVEHESLPLCFDFLPGLPANGGLLLTSSSERALLRLSGDGTLSRYADLSGLSQQRYNDIVIDGRGNAYVNNVNFDFAARPPTGDPAPGFVALVHEGRARVVADDLAFPNGMAVTADNATLVVAESYRHRLTAFDIGADGSLSNRRVWADLGSHSPDGICLDRDGAAWYADVGDCCCVRVAEGGEALQRVQLDRGAFACMLGGRKGSTLFVAAAHWPGPQRLQDYTGWDGMVVATRAPAASAGWPGSG
- a CDS encoding L,D-transpeptidase family protein, with product MRGLIALLCAAVLGWASVALAPDGGAAAPWFANSVGNATQVVSVVSTGGSNAQMDIYQRTAAGWQTLKTGIPTHVGSQGMAPQAKSEVPATPMGVYSLDSAFGTAPNPGTGLPYTQVGPNHWWSGDDHSPTFNTMQVCQKSQCPFSTAASENLDIPQYKHAVVMGVNKNKVPGGGAAFFFHTTDGGPTEGCVAIDDATLVSIMRWLQPGAVIAITK
- the bluB gene encoding 5,6-dimethylbenzimidazole synthase, with amino-acid sequence MFTAQERRAVYRVISERRDMRRFVPGGVVSEEVLARLLQAAHAAPSVGLMQPWRFIRITDQQLRERIHALVDDERALTAQALGERGDEFLRLKVEGILECAELLVVALCDDRDRHVFGRRTLPQMDLASVSCAIQNLWLAARSEGLGMGWVSLFDPRRLAALLAMPGDAEPVAVLCLGPVPEFPERPALELDGWAFARPLKDFVCENRWNQPEPGQPADAAGARVATTMPSQPV
- a CDS encoding mitochondrial porin family protein, which gives rise to MAVFVRKLFGIGKLPADLRAQVEAEGLIHLAEYVAVTRRFSGAIPGLRSAGTVGSYAGSLVFTSQRVLGTLSVVPKLAGRAIDVRWDQAEAGAATAEISSTGLQLELDVAKVDPKFSGQLSLHYKDAIPDEVLARLPRRSLAFDVPPEYVFRAVGVTYHP